In a genomic window of Cryptococcus deuterogattii R265 chromosome 12, complete sequence:
- a CDS encoding N-acetylglucosamine-6-phosphate deacetylase, with protein MSGIVRFTNGYLAMPDGTAVKADLYISSSSGKIISGQSSFYSNHSPCRTVDLQGNLLSPGLIDIQINGAWRVDFSELDVQAGEEGEQKYVQGLERVARRLARYGTTSFVPTIITQNQELYSKLLRLLCPRFSPGSSHILGYHAEGPFLSPIRKGAHSSTLLLTASPTSPIFPPGASDTSPMKALETVYGKEGLDQQGVKIITLAPDVDGVMDCIEPLTERGVVVSVGHSDASLEQAEEAFDKGARMITHLFNAMPPIHHRDPGVVGMLGHPTRRPYFGIIVDGLHSHPNTVRMAYGACKEGCVLVSDAQSIMDPSQPDGVIDWRPGLRFRKEGLKVLVDGTSTLAGSAAPLAPLAHNLSKFASISLPMALVCATKHPAECLGGEVAKRKGQLIEGFDADLCVFDWEGNVKGVWIMGEEIWRDGEGWVDGRGDGP; from the exons ATGTCGGGTATAGTTAGGTTCACCAACGGTTACTTGGCAATGCCAGACGGCACA GCCGTGAAAGCAGACCTTtacatctcatcttcctctggcAAGATCATCTCTGGCCAATCCTCCTTCTATTCCAACCACTCCCCATGTCGGACCGTCGACTTGCAAGgcaatctcctctctccagGATTGATCGATATACAGATCAACGGTGCTTGGCGCGTAGATTTTTCAGAGCTGGATGTTCAagctggggaagagggtgagcaAAAGTATGTCCAGGGGCTGGAAAGAGTAGCGAGGCGGTTGGCCCGATATGGAACTACGAGTTTTGTACCGACCATCATCACTCAGAATCAAGAGCTTTATAGCAAA CTTCTTCGACTCCTCTGCCCTCGCTTCTCACCTGGATCTTCCCATATCCTAGGTTACCATGCCGAAGGCCCTTTCCTTTCACCTATCCGTAAAGGCGCCCATTCCTCAACCCTCCTCTTAACCGCCtctcccacttctcccATATTTCCCCCAGGGGCTTCTGATACATCACCGATGAAAGCCCTTGAGACCGTCTacgggaaagaagggctCGATCAGCAAGGCGTAAAGATCATCACCTTGGCACCGGATGTAGATGGAGTTATGGATTGTATTGAACCATTGACAGAGAGAGGAGTTGTCGTTTCTGTAGGACATAG CGATGCTTCGTTAGAAcaggcagaagaagcgtTTGACAAAGGCGCTCGTATGATCACCCACTTGTTCAA TGCTATGCCACCAATCCATCATCGTGACCCAGGGGTAGTCGGCATGCTCGGCCACCCTACTCGTCGTCCATATTTTGGAATCATCGTCGACGGATTACACTCTCATCCCAACACTGTCCGAATGGCTTATGGTGCTTGTAAAGAAGGCTGTGTCCTCGTTTCTGACG CGCAAAGTATCATGGACCCCTCGCAGCCCGATGGAGTTATTGATTGGCGACCAGGACTTCGATTTAGGAAAGAAGGTCTCAAAGTCCTTGTGGACGGTACTTCTACCTTGGCAGGTAGCGCCGCCCCCCTTGCACCACTCGCTCATAATCTCTCAAAGTTTGcgtccatctctctccccatGGCCCTTGTCTGTGCGACCAAACACCCGGCAGAATGTTTGGGAGGGGAAGTGGCCAAGCGCAAGGGGCAGTTGATAGAAGGTTTTGACGCGGATCTGTGTGTGTTTGATTGGGAGGGGAATGTTAAGGGTGTGTGGATTATGGGTGAGGAAATTTggagggatggggaagggTGGGTAGATGGCCGTGGGGATGGACCGTAG
- a CDS encoding uncharacterized protein (genome sequence mistake) has protein sequence MSLPQHPPIPRSPNHPPRLSLHPLSPPVHQSRGHHQQAAYFHYPQSARPPQFHYPPPPPVAPILAPRPAGDHHANGSNANGNTPWANRDFPANSHMHYASSQSEAGEYSRPQISRRTTHQPPPSDSMVEYNQWKSSRRNSEVSSIALGHLEHEQHGFEWNARHNGLSQPEPPAADAQTKWQKKRPRTSSVSQHESIVDVTQQSKQPQQGQQVSNTADKPVYPAVLTREKKQKACANCRKAKLKCMLEPDETACVRCKARKEKCAFYPKGHDDDWQQTLQSDLYAATNHLSQLSAAVNHILSHLVSQNIVPPLSTPLEQYEHPDRETVLSYMESKKKNSIENDDAIVEETKKSKRMKGSKSEDSAEDGDNLPFATSPDGTDKPQKQPSSEITVPQTMSSHPAHSLHQLPNTLFPSYSAPDIISNQNLPSINSQMFSPTSSSARLGPTQQSFSLPPLHSDFMPTAQDQRVTPTSLQNQSPTSGISSSSPSQSTLSKSNAARQLTLSVPPEHGEVTYAPIQEEYRSQSQEDGHAQSGTQRHLTSSMRDEPIKGGQYDMEGEYEDENGMEIVLGSKDPRQDIIKKDIVKNRDALVLVNYFHGHLSSFLYGYRLQFRKFPYLEGGPSTITPLILAVLCLISSERFAIHQHYRGPLIDEVQALLASSPAESWQTFEGDQSKGFGDIEADDPLDAEFGLGPEEIVAACVLATYMTDRREGALIARFAFRWARGWIKLLSSTPPRVTLAETAGFVPPERKATDQDMARVWLLCYIVDSTERLQFTDIPAPLSRDALSYCNLLIPPSTTYQSPFFSSHSPPALKTPQTHTISSLPPTPDS, from the exons ATGTCTCTACCCCAACATCCACCTATTCCGCGTTCACCGAACCACCCACCCCGTCTTTCATTGCACCCGCTATCTCCTCCCGTGCACCAAAGCCGAGGACATCACCAACAAGCAGCGTACTTTCATTATCCTCAATCAGCGCGTCCTCCCCAGTTTCACTAtccccctccaccaccagtGGCCCCGATATTAGCGCCTCGCCCTGCTGGCGATCATCACGCCAATGGCAGTAATGCTAATGGTAACACCCCATGGGCTAACAGAGACTTTCCTGCGAACAGCCATATGCACTACGCAAGTAGCCAGTCCGAAGCAGGAGAATATTCACGCCCACAGATCTCAAGACGCACGACGCATCAGCCTCCACCGTCGGATTCAATGGTAGAGTATAATCAATGGAAATCAAGCAGACGAAATTCAGAGGTTTCATCTATAGCGCTAGGCCATCTGGAGCATGAACAGCACGGATTCGAATGGAACGCGAGACATAATGGACTCTCACAGCCAGAGcctcctgctgctgatgcACAAACCAAGTGGCAAAAGAAGCGTCCTCGTACTTCGTCGGTGTCCCAACATGAATCGATAGTGGACGTGACACAGCAAAGCAAACAGCCTCAACAGGGTCAACAGGTTAGCAATACGGCGGATAAACCCGTTTATCCTGCTGTTCTGACtagagaaaagaagcaaaaagcGTGCGCCAACTGTCGAAAGGCAAAATTAAAATGCATGTTGGAGCCCGACGAGACCGCTTGTGTGAGATGCAAggcgagaaaagaaaaatgcGCATTCTATCCGAAAGGCCAT GACGACGATTGGCAACAAACTCTTCAGTCCGATTTGTACGCGGCTACCAACCATCTCTCTCAATTGTCCGCTGCTGTGAACCACATACTCAGTCATCTTGTATCTCAAAACATCGTGCCACCCTTATCAACCCCTCTGGAACAATATGAACATCCAGACCGAGAGACCGTTCTCTCCTATATGGAaagcaagaaaaagaactcCATAGAGAATGACGATGCTATTGTGgaagagacgaagaagagtaaaaggatgaaggggtCAAAATCGGAGGACTCTGCCGAGGACGGTGATAATTTACCCTTTGCCACTAGTCCAGATGGGACAGACAAGCCCCAAAAGCAGCCCTCTTCAGAGATAACAGTTCCGCAAACCATGTCATCTCACCCAGCACATTCTTTGCATCAGCTCCCAAATACGCTCTTCCCATCCTATTCCGCACCTGATATTATCTCAAATCAAAATCTCCCCTCTATCAACAGTCAAATGTTCAGtccaacttcctcttctgccagACTCGGACCTACTCAGCAATCTTTCAGCTTGCCACCCCTTCACTCTGATTTTATGCCGACTGCTCAAGATCAAAGAGTTACACCCACTTCTCTGCAGAACCAGAGTCCCACTTCTGGcatctcgtcctcctcaccatctcAATCGACTCTCTCTAAATCAAACGCTGCCCGTCAACTTACCTTGTCTGTCCCCCCCGAGCATGGCGAGGTAACATACGCGCCTATTCAGGAAGAGTATCGGTCGCAGTCACAGGAGGATGGCCATGCACAATCGGGTACGCAGCGACATTTGACTTCTTCTATGCGCGATGAGCCGATAAAGGGTGGTCAATATGACATGGAGGGGGAgtatgaagatgagaatgggaTGGAAATTGTTCTTGGGTCGAAAGATCCTAGACAAGATATTATCAAAAAGGATATTGTGAAGAACAGGGACGCTTTGGTACTCGTCAACTA TTTCCACGGCCATTTGAGCAGTTTCCTGTACGGATACCGTCTCCAGTTCCGTAAATTCCCATACCTCGAAGGCGGGCCATCAACCATCACCCCGCTCATCCTCGCCGTCCTCtgcctcatctcctctgaGCGATTTGCGATCCACCAACACTACCGAGGCCCTCTCATTGACGAAGTCCAAGCTCTACTGGCTTCATCTCCCGCAGAGAGCTGGCAGACATTTGAAGGGGATCAGTCGAAAGGATTTGGAGATATAGAGGCGGATGACCCCTTAGATGCAGAGTTTGGACTGGGGCCTGAGGAGATTGTAGCGGCGTGTGTGTTGGCGACGTATATGACGGATAGGAGGGAGGGGGCGTTGATTGCAAGATTTGCATTCAGATGGGCAAGAGGTTGGATCAAA TTGCTGTCATCGACGCCTCCAAGAGTCACGTTGGCTGAGACAGCAGGCTTTGTACCTCCGGAAAGAAAAGCCACAGATCAGGATATGGCGCGAGTCTGGCTTCTATGCTAC ATTGTTGACAGCACCGAGCGTCTTCAATTCACTGACATCCCCGCCCCACTTTCACGCGATGCGCTATCGTACTGCAACCTCCTTATCCCCCCATCAACCACTTACCAATCCCcgttcttctcctctcactctcctcccGCCCTGAAGACGCCCCAGACCCACACGATATCCTCCTTACCTCCCACGCCCGACTCGTGA
- a CDS encoding streptomycin biosynthesis protein StrI: protein MTAQVQTPRPESTSLFTPAAELTKLADEPESKRLRVNTGGSLQDLMECKTTKQVTVAVIGAGQRGLVYASYALEHPELVKVIAVSEPRAHRRKVMSRLHSIPPENQYESWEPLLARGRIADALLITVLDDLHAELVSAFAPLGYHILCEKPMATSVQDCVKMVKEVELSGAGIFGIGHVLRYSPYNRAVKEVIDSGVLGEIVNIQHIEPVGNQHFAHSFVRGNWKNESESTFALMAKSCHDLDILSFYLSGLTPLKVHSFGSLHHFKKSKKPAEAGDAKRCLDCAFEKDCVWSAKKIYVDGLKDEGHKWARHIVDADVLDIENVTDALKTGPYGVCVYEAGNDVVDHQVVNIEYEGGVTASMTMVAFTEAICDRGTRIQGTKGELIGDMATFTVFDFLTRTKTRHTPRSLPGNHGGGDAGLSETFFEAVSKSDQSVLGVTPEEVLNSHLLAFAAEQARKEGKVVDFQEFKDKAMA, encoded by the exons ATGACAGCTCAAGTTCAAACACCTCGCCCCGAATCCACATCTCTCTTCACCCCGGCCGCTGAACTTACCAAGTTGGCGGATGAGCCTGAATCCAAGAGACTCAGAGTCAACACTGGCGGCTCTCTCCAGGATCTGATGGAATGCAAGACTACAAAACAAGTGACTGTAGCTGTCATTGGCGCTGGTCAACGAGGTCTG GTGTACGCTTCATACGCTCTCGAGCATCCCGAGTTAGTCAAGGTCATTGCCGTTTCAGAACCCCGTGCACACAGGCGAAAGGTCATGTCCCGCCTTCATTC AATCCCTCCAGAGAATCAGTACGAGAGCTGGgaacctcttcttgcccgGGGCCGAATTGCCGATGCCCTTCTCATCACTGTTCTTGACGACCTGCACGCCGAGCTGGTCAGCGCTTTCGCACCCCTGGGCTACCACATCCTATGCGAAAAGCCTATGGCAACCTCAGTACAAGACTGTGTGAAGATGGTAAAAGAAGTGGAACTATCTGGAGCGGGAATCTTTGGGATTGGTCATGTCTTGAGGTACTCGCCGTATAATAGGGCTGTCAAGGAGGTTATTGATTCTGGAGTACTGGGAGAAATCGTGAACATCCAA CATATCGAGCCTGTCGGAAAT CAACACTTTGCCCACAGCTTTGTTCGAGGTAACTGGAAGAACGAGTCCGAATCGACTTTTGCTCTTATGGCCAAAAGTTGTCA CGACCTTGATATCCTCTCATTCTACCTTTCCGGTCTTACACCTCTCAAAGTCCATTCCTTCGGCTCATTACACCATTTcaagaagtcaaagaaaCCCGCTGAAGCTGGGGATGCAAAAAGGTGTTTGGACTGCGCTTTTGAAAAGGATTGTGTATGGAGTGCAAAGAAAATTTATGTCGATGGTTTAAAGGATGAGGGACACAAG TGGGCTCGACACATTGTCGACGCGGATGTTCTCGATATCGAAAACGTGACGGATGCTTTGAAGACCGGTCCTTATGGCGTTTGTGTCTACGAAGCAGGAAATGATGTGGTGGACCATCAGGTGGTGAATATCGAGTATGAAGGAGGCGTCACTGCGAGTATGACTATGGTTGCTT TCACCGAGGCTATTTGTGATCGTGGCACCAGGATTCAAGGGACCAAGGGTGAATTGATCGGTGATATGGCTACCTTT ACCGTTTTCGATTTCCTCACTCGTACCAAAACTCGGCATACTCCCAGATCGCTTCCAGGTAACCATGGTGGAGGCGACGCAGGTCTTTCAGAGACATTCTTCGAAGCTGTCAGCAAGTCTGATCAGAGCGTTCTGGGTGTGACTCCGGAAGAGGTGCTGAATTCGCATTTACTTGCATTTGCTGCTGAGCAGGCCAgaaaagaggggaaggTGGTGGATTTCCAAGAGTTTAAAGATAAGGCTATGGCGTAA
- a CDS encoding origin recognition complex subunit 4, with protein sequence MPKRKLSLDRSQSPDPLSMSVHDSDDDGDTSLEEQIIVKSPPPRKHAIKPTPTRLQAVVEIDVPVHRLRSRAVVSSPSKKTAVKTPVKTPAKTPATTKEIRMASDMPSPTPNGKGKGKSETVPESGTALTSSSLKVAINPTRSGRKPKTPARTPVTKASASTSKALANDTPTLASSISKPLPTPSPALLDSSARKRPRLDKFAAKTLDFDNGIFSDPDDELEQGKSGVVVSTEVFRANERLKKQREARNFTYEGEANAPRMMRSGRALAEVNKDQGDEDENMDEYGPRLEEENPLAPQAPVIPDIPVQQLLITPSEPLLPSTQAPSSPSIVIPAFQRTYLHAMLSTLTSQNISTNPPPFEDEEHNETLQGVLNLMKGTVERGEGNSAIVVGPRGSGKTRTVARALNLLSCSSSTSPIIVRLSGHAQTNDKLAIREMGRQIAEAEGRKYGGEETREEGEDVDDDDDEDYAPTTLPSHLLALLTVPSPRAIIIILEEFDLFTEHARQALLYCLFDVVQSVKTGPTESTPRGIAVLGLTTRVDTLLLLEKRVKSRFSHRIWRVTSPLASVPTSNKVNGTNGTDGMVGVKEEAGWKRLVQRALVLWKTEEGEVDDEVGKWKGDWEYSVDEILRTATIERNFDRLASLTTDVRNVYRPFIEPLIDVINGKTEYLQLDKILNNVVGQVESAGWGLQSSKLHGLPHPALGILIIAKHLAYAGREEFNFAQVEEEYMRFSRTRLVGSGKVRWPIGVLKRSFDYLQNLSLLIPTTSTSSTSLSRQQPQFARVRCALAPNEIVAWFKGEGKDVLGVEMGNWGRMVGGHA encoded by the exons ATGCCTAAGAGAAAGCTTTCCTTAGACCGTTCCCAATCCCCGGATCCACTATCCATGAGTGTGCATGACAGTGATGACGACGGCGACACATCGCTCGAAGAACAGATCATCGTCAAAAGCCCGCCTCCGAGGAAGCACGCCATTAAACCGACTCCAACTCGATTGCAAGCTGTTGTCGAGATTGACGTACCGGTTCACCGTCTGAGATCGAGAGCGGTGGTTTCCAGCCCCTCCAAAAAGACGGCCGTCAAGACTCCCGTAAAGACACCAGCAAAAACACCAGCGACGACGAAAGAGATACGAATGGCCAGTGATATGCCTTCACCTACACCGAATGGGAAAggcaaggggaagagcGAGACGGTGCCAGAAAGTGGCACAGCTCTGACAAGTTCAAGCTTGAAAGTGGCTATCAACCCTACTAGATCGGGCCGCAAACCCAAGACACCTGCTCGCACACCAGTCACGAAGGCCTCAGCTTCAACTTCCAAAGCCCTTGCCAATGATACTCCCACTCTGGCCTCTAGTATCTCCAAACCACTCCCCACCCCGTCCCCTGCTTTGTTAGACAGCAGCGCTCGAAAACGTCCCAGGCTGGATAAATTTGCTGCCAAAACACTTGATTTCGATAACGGCATCTTTTCCGATCCCGACGATGAGCTAGAACAGGGAAAAAGTGGTGTTGTTGTTTCCACGGAGGTATTTAGGGCCAATGAACGGCTGAAGAAACAGAGGGAAGCGAGAAATTTCACCTACGAAGGTGAAGCCAATGCACcgagaatgatgagaagTGGTCGGGCATTGGCCGAGGTGAATAAGGATcaaggtgatgaagatgaaaataTGGACGAGTATGGTCCTCGAttagaggaagagaaccCCTTGGCACCTCAGGCTCCTGTCATACCTGACATTCCTGTTCAGCAGCTCTTGATTACTCCTTCTGAACCTTTGCTTCCTTCAACGCAagctccttcctccccttccatAGTCATTCCGGCTTTCCAAAGAACCTACCTTCACGCTATGCTCAGTACCTTGACCTCCCAGAATATTTCCACCAATCCACCGCcttttgaagatgaagaacaTAATGAGACTCTACAAGGTGTCTTGAATCTTATGAAAGGTACTGTCGaacgaggagaagggaataGCGCCATCGTCGTGGGACCAAGAGGTAGTGGAAAGACACGTACCGTCGCCCGTGCTCTAAATCTTCTatcttgttcatcatctacctCTCCCATCATCGTGAGACTTTCCGGTCACGCGCAGACCAACGATAAATTGGCGATTCGTGAGATGGGACGACAGATTGCAGAGGCGGAGGGACGGAAGTATGGCGGTGAAGAGACaagagaggagggcgaggatgtggatgatgatgatgacgaa GATTATGCGCCTACGACATTACcctcccatctcctcgcTTTGCTCACTGTCCCTTCCCCACGGGCGATCATCATTATCTTAGAAGAATTCGATCTTTTTACCGAGCACGCTCGTCAAGCCCTCCTATACTGCCTCT TCGACGTGGTCCAAAGCGTCAAAACTGGTCCTACTGAATCAACTCCCAGAGGAATAGCTGTTCTCGGCCTCACCACACGAGTGGATACATTGTTACTTCTTGAAAAACGTGTCAAGTCAAGGTTTTCGCATCGAATATGGCGTGTGACCTCGCCCCTTGCCTCTGTCCCTACTTCTAACAAAGTGAACGGGACAAATGGAACAGATGGAATGGTTggggtgaaggaagaagcaggatggaagagattggtACAAAGAGCGTTAGTACTCTGGAagactgaagaaggagaggtggaCGATGAGGTTGGAAAATGGAAGGGCGACTGGGAGTATTCCGTCGAT GAAATACTTCGCACAGCAACAATAGAAAGGAATTTTGATCGTCTGGCAAGCCTTACGACAGATGTGAGGAATGTTTATCGCCCATTT ATTGAACCCCTGATAGATGTTATCAATGGGAAAACAGAATATCTCCAATTGGACAAAATCCTCAACAACGTTGTTGGTCAAGTGGAATCAGCTGGCTGGGGGTTGCAATCTTCCAAACTTCACG GCCTTCCACACCCGGCCTTGGGCATATTGATCATAGCTAAACACCTCGCCTACGCAGGCCGTGAGGAGTTCAATTTTGCGcaggttgaagaagagtatatGCGTTTCTCGAGGACAAGGTTGGTTGGTAGCGGGAAAGTGAGGTGGCCCATTGGTGTACTGAAGCGC TCATTTGATTACCTCCAAAACCTCTCTCTACTCATCCCTACCACCtccacatcatctaccTCTCTTAGCAGGCAACAACCGCAATTTGCTCGCGTGAGATGTGCATTAGCGCCCAATGAGATTGTAGCTTGGTTTAaaggggagggaaaggacgTTTTGGGGGTCGAGATGGGGAATTGGGGGAGAATGGTAGGAGGGCATGCGTAA